The following are encoded together in the Kwoniella europaea PYCC6329 chromosome 1, complete sequence genome:
- a CDS encoding peptide-methionine (S)-S-oxide reductase, with the protein MLPLRNFLASFSTNSAAKMAPKTPPNPTVPTAIKGREGLKLGEGVEHATFASGCFWGTEHLFSKHYGHLPQFKAISGYTGGQAENPSYRQVCSGTTGHAEAVQLSYQAGSVSYAELVEFFYRTHDPTTVDRQGPDRGSQYRSAIFYHSPEQEELARKVTQEVQEKYLEGKPIVTQIVKAGKWYPAEDYHQEYLDNNPGGYECPTHRFYW; encoded by the exons ATGTTACCCCTTCGAAATTTCCTGGCTTCATTCTCGACCAACTCTGCAGCTAAGATGGCACCCAAGACTCCACCCAACCCCACTGTACCGACTGCGATCAAAGGTAGAGAAGGGTTGAAgttaggtgaaggag TCGAACATGCTACGTTCGCTTCAGGATGTTTT TGGGGAACCGAACATCTCTTCTCGAAACATTATGGACATTTACCTCAATTTAAAGCTATCTCAGGATACACAGGTGGTCAAGCTGAGAACCCAT CCTATCGTCAAGTATGTTCCGGCACGACAGGCCATGCAGAAGCAGTGCAGCTCTCTTACCAAGCTGGATCAGTCTCATATGCCGAATTGGTAGAGTTCTTTTACAGGACACATGATCCTACGACCGTCGATAGACAGGGTCCAGATAGAGGTAGTCAATATAGGAGTGCGATCTTTTATCATTCGCCTGAACAGGAGGAGTTGGCTAGGAAAGTTACACAGGAAGTACAAGAGAAGTA CCTCGAAGGAAAACCAATAGTTACTCAGATTGTAAAAGCAGGTAAATGGTATCCTGCAGAAGATTATCACCAAGAATATC TCGATAATAATCCAGGTGGATACGAATGTCCTACTCATAGATTTTACTGGTAA